In the Malania oleifera isolate guangnan ecotype guangnan chromosome 1, ASM2987363v1, whole genome shotgun sequence genome, one interval contains:
- the LOC131152164 gene encoding squamosa promoter-binding protein 1-like, whose translation MEGLEGNRTLRGKSRKNTEPVMDQFDDEEEYYDMEEEEEDGCVGGGELGFLEDEKYKKIRAGSGPRRSAGGGGGGGGASPPRCQAEKCAVDLAGAKRYHKRHKVCDVHAKAPVVIVAGLRQRFCQQCSRFHELSEFDEAKRSCRRRLAGHNERRRKISSESQGERSRVQSLPENSTCKHFQIR comes from the exons ATGGAGGGTCTTGAGGGAAACAGAACCTTGAGAGGGAAATCTAGGAAAAATACTGAACCTGTAATGGATCAGTTTGATGACGAGGAGGAGTATTATGATATGGAGGAGGAAGAGGAAGACGGCTGTGTCGGTGGGGGCGAATTGGGTTTTCTGGAGGATGAAAAATACAAGAAGATCAGAGCTGGGTCTGGCCCGAGAAGGTCTGCTGGCGGCGGCGGAGGCGGCGGTGGGGCTTCGCCGCCGCGCTGTCAGGCGGAGAAGTGCGCGGTAGATCTTGCGGGTGCGAAACGGTACCACAAGCGCCACAAGGTCTGCGACGTTCACGCGAAGGCGCCGGTGGTGATCGTCGCCGGTCTCCGACAGCGGTTCTGTCAGCAATGCAGCAG GTTCCATGAGTTATCGGAGTTCGACGAAGCAAAAAGGAGCTGCCGGAGGCGTTTGGCTGGACACAATGAGCGGCGCCGGAAGATCTCATCGGAATCTCAAGGAGAACGGAGCAGGGTTCAATCCCTCCCGGAGAATTCCACTTGCAAACATTTTCAGATCAGATAA